In Sphaerospermopsis torques-reginae ITEP-024, the genomic window TTGAGAATTCGATTATTGGGGATGTTCAAACCTGCCGCGACAAAATCAAGAAATTCCAAGACGAATAAAATCTCAGCACAATAGCACTCAAACCCTCATTTTTATTTCTGTAAAAAAATCTTGAGAGTTTGCAGCGTTACAATCAAGAGGTGCAAAATTATGTCTAAACTTCCGTTACTTCCTCCTGATGATTTACCTCCCGTAGAGGTGACAAAACAGGACGGAATGTTACAAATGGAATTAGAGCAATCTATTGGCAGATGCTTTTATTACGCTTGCGATCGCATTACCCAAAATCTGCTATCTAACTGTCATTGGTACATCACCAAAAACGGTACTACCCTGTTATTAATTATTGACGCTCCTGATATAGTATCTTACTGGCATATCGTCAGCAATATTCCCCAATTTGGTAAAAGTTTAGAACGATTTACCAAAGAAGCAAAAATTAGAGTTTATCCGCCTTTTGGTAAAGGAATGCCCTTTGAAATAGGCGTAAATGAAATTTCTGCTTATCGAGATTGGTTATAGATAAGAATTCAGGAGTCAGGAGTCAGGAGTCAGGAGAAAGAATAAACTGTCACCTGTCACCTGTCACCTGTCACCTAAATTTAAGCTGGTTCAAACTTCAATGAAACACCGTTCATACAGTAACGTAAACCAGTGGGTTTGGGTCCATCGTTAAATACATGGCCTAAATGTCCACCACAACGGCTACAATGAACTTCAGTTCTGGTCATGAAAAAAGAACGATCTACAGTAGTAGCGATCGCCCCATCAATAGGTTTAAAAAAGCTAGGCCAACCAGTACCACTGTTATACTTAGTGTCTGAAATAAACAAAGGCTGTCCACACCCAGCACAAACATAAGTACCAGGTTCATAATTTTTGTCTAAAGGACTGGTATGAGGTCTTTCTGTACCATGTTTTCGCAACACCTGAAACTGTTCCGGCGTTAAAATAGACTTCCATTCCTCTTCAGCTTTGGTGACTTCAAATTTTGTATCCGCAGATGCCATAGATTCTGAACTCCCAGTTACATAACGTGAAAAAAAGGCTGTACCGACTAAGACGGCACTAATTTGTAAAAAATGGCGTTTGTCCATAAATATATTATTGGCATAGTCAGAAGGGAACAGGGAACAGGGAACAGGAAACTGATGACTGGTGACTGGTGACTGGTGACTGCGGAAGAAAATTTTAGATTTTAGATTTTAGATTTTAGATTTGAGTTAATAAAAACAATCCAAAATCCTTGCATCCAACATCTAAAATAAATAACTCCTACCTTAGAGCCTCGTGCCTTTGTTAAAGAGGAAAATAACTCATTCCCAATGTCTAATCCCTAATTAGGGGTTGCTGAATAAATCTGAAAACTTTACAGGTAAAGGGTTTCAGCTATTTTGACTTTCAAAAAGAGCAAGCTTTTATGAGGTGGCAACTGAAAAACCTTGCACTTAATTACTAACTCAAGTTGCTAGTTATTTGTTAAGGCTGGTAATGGGTAATGGGTAATGGGTAATTGCTAATTAAAATTCTGTTATTATCCTGTTAATCCTTAAATCCTGGTTATCCTGATTCTGACATTTTCCCTAACTAGCAACTTACGTTACTACTTAAAGAAAAAATCGTTCCTATCCAACTCTTGAAACTGTCACCTGTCACCTGTCACCTGTCACCTGTCACCTGTAACCTGTCACCTGTCACCTGTCACCTGTCACCTGTCACTGGTCCTTCACAGATAACTTTTTCAGCAAACCCTAATTAATAAAGGTTAGCGTTTAGTTTGAACTTGCTATGCTCCTGTATAACCAGTTACTAGCCATATTATAGCTCTAGCTCCATCGCGGATAGCTTTTTCGATAGGTTCCGGTGCGGTTTTTGAGGGAACAGATACCGCTTTAAATTCAATACCTCGACTACCCAAAACAATCTCACCAATTACACAAGCACGGCGCATATGAAAATCAGAAGTAATTAAATAAACGCTCTTGATACCCCTTGCTTGCAAATCATCTACCAACGTAGTAAAATTAGTAACTGTATCAACAGCCTCATAATCTAAATATAAACGCTTAGGATTAATTCCAGCTTTAACAAAGATTTGTTTCGTATAGCTAGGTGGACTACCACCAGTAATCCATATTGGTATATTGGGATGCTTTTTGGCAAATTCAGCAGTAAACTTCTCCCTTTCTAAACGTTTAGTAGAACCGCCCAAAACTAAGACTGCTTGTGGATGTACAAACTGATTTTGTATTTCTTTGTATCCCCACCATATAAACAGGGGTAGGATAAAAGACATAAACCGCAAAGATTTACCTTTAAACAATAGCTTTTTCAAGGCTGTGTAAGTGTGTTTGCGAACATAAAAATTTTATCTAAAAAATTTTATCTAAAAAATTATTTAGATTAGGAAATTTTGGCAAAATAAACCTAAATCAGAACTTGGTAGATGCTTATGTATAAAAGTATGTATCCACGATATAAATAGGGTCGCTTTCTTCGATGCACTATCCTAACTTATATCAGACAATTTATCATAGAGGTTAAGACCAATTAATTGTTCAACTTTGCAGTTTAATGTAAATATACGGGACTGGTGCGACTTGAACGCACGGCCTGTCGCTTAGGAGGCGACCGCTCTATCCAACTGAGCTACAGCCCCAAATGAACAAACATCTACAATGATAGCAGTAGATTTAGTCAGAGTGCCAACTATTATCCCAACTACCACCACCTATTTCTAAACCACAAAG contains:
- the msrB gene encoding peptide-methionine (R)-S-oxide reductase MsrB; amino-acid sequence: MDKRHFLQISAVLVGTAFFSRYVTGSSESMASADTKFEVTKAEEEWKSILTPEQFQVLRKHGTERPHTSPLDKNYEPGTYVCAGCGQPLFISDTKYNSGTGWPSFFKPIDGAIATTVDRSFFMTRTEVHCSRCGGHLGHVFNDGPKPTGLRYCMNGVSLKFEPA
- a CDS encoding YdcF family protein, whose product is MSFILPLFIWWGYKEIQNQFVHPQAVLVLGGSTKRLEREKFTAEFAKKHPNIPIWITGGSPPSYTKQIFVKAGINPKRLYLDYEAVDTVTNFTTLVDDLQARGIKSVYLITSDFHMRRACVIGEIVLGSRGIEFKAVSVPSKTAPEPIEKAIRDGARAIIWLVTGYTGA